From one Esox lucius isolate fEsoLuc1 chromosome 11, fEsoLuc1.pri, whole genome shotgun sequence genomic stretch:
- the txn2 gene encoding thioredoxin, mitochondrial, whose amino-acid sequence MAHRLLVRRVLTLSVKDLRCLPASSSFSTSVCSTSTPLSFLTPKRTLPLSLSHISRREVSFNIQDQEDFKERVIKSEMPVLIDFHAQWCGPCKILGPRLEKAISKQKGKVAMAKVDIDDHTDLAIEYGVSAVPTVIAMRGGDVIDQFVGLKDDDALDSFVSKLIGQ is encoded by the exons ATGGCTCACCGGCTGCTGGTCCGTAGAGTATTGACTCTCTCTGTGAAAGACCTGCGCTGTCTCCCagcctcctcttccttctctaCCTCTGTATGTTCAACCTCAACCCCTCTCTCATTCCTGACGCCCAAACGCACATTgcccctctccctgtcccacATCTCTCGCAGAGAGGTCTCCTTCAACATCCAGGACCAGGAGGACTTCAAAGAGAGAGTCATCAAAAGTGAGATGCCTGTGCTCATTGACTTCCACGCCCA GTGGTGTGGTCCCTGCAAGATTTTGGGGCCAAGATTAGAGAAAGCCATTTCTAAACAGAAAGGCAAAGTTGCCATGGCAAAGGTCGACATAGATGACCACACAGACTTGGCCATTGAGTATGGG GTATCGGCAGTTCCCACGGTAATCGCCATGAGAGGAGGCGACGTCATCGACCAGTTTGTGGGACTCAAGGATGACGATGCGCTGGACTCATTTGTCAGCAAACTCATTGGACAGTGA